The proteins below are encoded in one region of Rhododendron vialii isolate Sample 1 chromosome 7a, ASM3025357v1:
- the LOC131334821 gene encoding calcium and calcium/calmodulin-dependent serine/threonine-protein kinase-like: MQNFTIMGGQETRTLSEEYEVLDILGRGGFSVVRRGIKRSSTQHVAIKTLRRLSPSVMLPSPPEGRKRGKQQQQLPQREGVSVSDALLTNEILVMRRIVEEVAPHDNVIQLHDVCEDPTGDVHLILELCSGGELFDRIVAQERYSEAGAAAVVRQIASGLEALHRANIVHRDLKPENCLFLNERVDSPLKIMDFGLSSVEEEFTHPVVGLFGSIDYVSPEALAQGQGRVISFKSDMWSLGVILYILLSGYPPFMAQNNRQKQQMIMAGEFSFYEKTWKNISSSAKQLISGLLTVDPDRRPSANEILQHPWVIGNSAKQEQMDAEIVSRLQSFNARRKLRAAAIASVWSCSIFLRTKKLRSLVGTYDLKPEELESLSEHFKRICVKGDNATLPEFEEVLRAMNLSSLIPLAPRIFDLFDNNRDGTVDMREIICGISSLKNSQGDDALRLCFQMYDTDRSGCISKEEVASMLRALPEDCLPVDITEPGKLDEIFDRMDANSDGQVTFDEFKAAMQIDSSLKDVVLSSLRPV; encoded by the exons ATGCAAAATTTCACTATCATGGGGGGACAGGAAACAAGAACACTCTCAGAGGAATATGAGGTATTGGACATTTTGGGGAGAGGAGGATTCTCAGTAGTGAGAAGAGGCATAAAAAGATCGAGTACTCAACATGTCGCCATCAAAACACTACGACGGTTAAGCCCATCAGTAATGCTGCCGTCTCCGCCAGAGGGGAGGAAAAGAGGGAAACAACAGCAACAACTACCCCAAAGGGAAGGGGTTTCAGTTTCAGATGCCTTACTAACAAACGAAATCCTCGTAATGAGGAGAATAGTAGAAGAAGTGGCCCCACATGACAACGTGATCCAGCTCCACGACGTATGTGAGGACCCCACTGGGGACGTGCACCTGATACTGGAACTTTGCTCCGGAGGGGAGCTGTTTGACCGGATCGTGGCTCAGGAGAGGTACTCCGAGGCAGGGGCTGCGGCAGTAGTGAGGCAGATTGCAAGTGGGTTAGAGGCCCTTCATAGAGCCAATATTGTCCACAGAGACTTGAAGCCGGAGAACTGCTTGTTCCTCAATGAGAGAGTGGATTCTCCGTTGAAGATAATGGATTTTGGACTTAGTTCTGTGGAGGAGGAGTTCACTCACCCGGTTGTCGGGTTGTTTGGATCCATAGATTATGTGTCCCCGGAGGCCCTTGCTCAGGGACAGGGTAGGGTAATATCATTTAAGAGTGATATGTGGTCCTTGGGTGTAATCCTGTACATCCTCCTCTCAGG ATATCCACCTTTCATGGCACAAAACAATCGGCAGAAGCAACAAATGATAATGGCT GGAGAGTTCAGCTTTTACGAGAAGACATGGAAGAACATTTCTTCATCAGCAAAGCAACTGATTTCAGGTCTCCTCACAGTGGATCCTGACAGAAGGCCCAGTGCTAATGAG ATTCTCCAACATCCATGGGTGATAGGAAATTCAGCAAAGCAAGAACAAATGGATGCCGAGATTGTTTCGCGGTTGCAGAGTTTTAATGCCCGGCGTAAGCTACGGGCTGCTGCAATAGCCAGCGTGTGGAGTTGCAGCATTTTCTTGAGAACAAAGAAGCTCAGAAGTTTAGTTGGCACCTATGACCTTAAACCTGAAGAGCTTGAGAGTCTAAGTGAACATTTCAAGAGAAT ATGTGTTAAAGGTGATAATGCCACTCTACCTGAATTTGAGGAGGTGCTCAGAGCAATGAATTTGTCATCACTAATACCTTTAGCACCACGCATCTTCGATCTGTTTGACAACAACCGAGATGGGACGGTGGACATGAGAGAGATAATCTGTGGTATCTCCAGCCTCAAGAATTCACAGGGGGATGATGCACTCCGCCTTTGCTTTCAA ATGTATGACACAGACCGGTCTGGATGCATCAGTAAGGAAGAAGTAGCATCTATGCTCAGA GCCTTGCCAGAAGATTGCCTTCCGGTAGATATCACAGAACCAGGGAAATTGGACGAGATATTTGATCGGATGGATGCCAACAGTGATGGACAAGTCACCTTTGATGAGTTCAAAGCAGCCATGCAAATAGATAGCTCTCTTAAAGATGTAGTCCTCTCCTCCCTTCGCCCAGTTTAG